The genomic window CTTAGGTCGCCGTGGTGATATCCGTCGCTCATGACCACACCCTATGAGTTCGATCTAGGCATCGACCAGATCAAAGGCTAGCCTGATCTAGTCATTGTCTAGATAGGGAGTTCCCATGGCACCTTTGCTCGTCCTACTCGTCTTCACAACTCTTGCCCGAGCGGTGGGGGCGCTGGGCGTCGGCTACGTCGCCTCCTGGCCCGCCGCCACGGCTGTGGGGCTGGCTGCCATGTTCATCGTGACCGGCGCCAGCCACTTCTTCCCTGCACGGCGGGCAGGGCTCATCGCCATCGTCCCACCGGCTCTCAAGCATCCCGCCGCGCTGGTCGCACTCACCGGCGTGCTCGAGCTGCTGGGTGCCGTCGCCCTTCTCGTTCCTCCCGAGGCGGGACAGCTGCGCGTGGCAGCAGCGCTCAGTCTGGCCGTGCTGCTGTTCGTGATGTTCCCCGCGAATGTCTACGCGTCACAAGCCCGTAGGTCTGAGCACTCACCCAACACGCCCCTGCCGCAGCGAACGGCGATGCAGTGCGTCTTCATCGCGGCGACACTCTTCGTGGCTCTGGCTTCATGACACGAGGACATCACGCCAACGCCGCTCTCACGCCCCGACACCGACTCAAGGTCGCCCGTCTCGTCGTCGACGACGGCTGGCCGATCAGTGAAGTCGCCGCGCGGTTCCAAGTGTCATGGCCGACCGTGAAGAGATGGGTCGACCGCTACCTGGTCGGCGAGTCCATGCAGGACCGGTCGTCGCGCCCGAGGACTTCGCCGAACAAGACCCCGAAGTCGGTGACGAAGCGCTGCGTGAGCCTTCGAATGCGACTGCGGGAAGGGCCCGTTCAGCTCGCTTCCCGACTCGACATCGCACCGTCCACCGTGCATCGCATCCTCACCACGGCGCGCCTGAACCGGTTGTCCTACGTGGACCGCGCCACCGGTGAGC from Kocuria rhizophila DC2201 includes these protein-coding regions:
- a CDS encoding DoxX family protein, yielding MAPLLVLLVFTTLARAVGALGVGYVASWPAATAVGLAAMFIVTGASHFFPARRAGLIAIVPPALKHPAALVALTGVLELLGAVALLVPPEAGQLRVAAALSLAVLLFVMFPANVYASQARRSEHSPNTPLPQRTAMQCVFIAATLFVALAS